GCGGCCATGGCGACATCGAATATCGCGCCATCAGGGTGGTGCCGAACGAGGTCGAGCATGCGGTGGTCAACGTGCTCAGGCTGATCGACTCGCCGAGCACCATCATCTTCTGCAACACGCGCGAGGCGGTGCGGCGGCTGCAGGCCATGCTGGCCGAGCGCGGCTTCTCGGCCGTGTTCCTGTCGGGCGAGCTCGGCCAGCACGAGCGCAACATGGCCCTGCAGGCGCTGCGCGACGGCCGGGCGCGCATCTGCGTCGCCACCGACGTCGCCGCGCGCGGCATCGACCTGCCCAATCTCGGTCTGGTCATCCATGCCGAGCTGCCGACCGGACCGGAAACGCTGCAGCACCGCAGCGGCCGCACCGGCCGGGCCGGCCGCAAGGGCATCAGTGTCCTGATCGTGCCGCCGGCGCGCCACCGCCGCGCCGAGAGCCTGCTCGCCAATGCCGGCATCCGCGCCGAATGGTCGGGCCCGCCGAGCGCCGAGGAGATCCGCAAGCTCGACGGCGAGCGGCTGGTCGAGGATCCCCTGTTCAGCGAGGAAGCGACCGACGAGGACCGCGACATGGCGGCGACGCTGATGGAGAAGAAATCGGCGGAGGAGATCGCCATTGCCTTCGTCCGCAGCTACCGCGCCCGCCAGCCGGAGCCGGAAGAGGTGACCCAGCCCGGCTTCGGCCGCGAAGGCCGGGGCAAGCGCGAACGCGACCGTGATGGCGACGGCGAGCGTCCGGCCCGCTCGGCCGCCGGCATGGCCTGGTTCCGGCTCGATGCCGGCCGCGACAACAATGCCGATCCGAAATGGATCCTGCCCATGCTGTGCCGGCGCGGCAATGTGACGAGGCGCGATATCGGCGCCATCAGGATCTTCGACGACGTCACCGAGTTCGAGGTGGCCGAGGCGGTGGCCGAGGCCTTCGCGGTCAATGCCCGGCGCGCCAACAGCGAGGATATCCATATCGAGCCGATGAGCGGCTCGCCCGCCGAGCAGCGTGCGCTGAGGCCGGGCCGCAAACCCGGCGGCAAGCCGTTCGGCGACGGCAAGCGGCCGCGCCCGAAGGGCAAGGCCGAGCGCGGCGGCTTCAAGCACCGCCGCGGCCGGTGAGGATACGGGCATGAGCGCGCCGGCCAAGCCGATCGCGGTGTTCGTCGACGCCGACGCTTGTCCCGTGAAGGACGAGGTCTATCGCGTCGCCCAGCGCTGCGGTCTCATCGTGCATGTCGTCGCCAACATGCCGCTCGCCGTGCCGCGCGAAAGCTGGATCCACCGCGTCGTGGTGAGCGAGGGCCCCGATGTCGCCGACGACTGGATCGCCGAGCGGGCGGGCGCCGGCGACGTGGTGGTGACCGCCGACATTCCGCTCGCCGCCCGCGCGGTGAAGGCCGGCGCCGTGGTGCTCGCGCCCGACGGACGGCTGTTCGACGAAGCCTCGATCGGTCTCGCGCTCGCCACCCGCAACCTGATGGACGGCCTGCGTTCGGCCGGCGAGACGACGCGCGGCCCGAAACCCTTCGGCCGGCGCGACCGCTCGGCCTTTCTCTCGGCGCTGGACCTTGCGGTGAACCGGCTGAAACGCGCCGGTTTTGCGGCGCGCAGCAGCGCGTGATCGTCCGAAAGCGCGCGTGTTTTGCATCGTGGTTGGCCGTGGTTCGAGGCTCGCCTTCGGCTCACACCTCGCCAT
This window of the bacterium YEK0313 genome carries:
- the dbpA_2 gene encoding ATP-dependent RNA helicase DbpA, encoding MTISAAISPPLAEALAERNYTDLTPVQSAVIGPGALDRDLLVSAQTGSGKTVAYGLALAPTLLGGLERMAPAGDPLALIIAPTRELALQVQRELAWLYAKAGARIIACVGGMDPRRERRLLEEGAHIVVGTPGRLRDHIERNALIPYGARAVVLDEADEMLDLGFREDLEFILGTLPEDRRTLLFSATLPSGIVTLARRFQHDAFRIEASRGERGHGDIEYRAIRVVPNEVEHAVVNVLRLIDSPSTIIFCNTREAVRRLQAMLAERGFSAVFLSGELGQHERNMALQALRDGRARICVATDVAARGIDLPNLGLVIHAELPTGPETLQHRSGRTGRAGRKGISVLIVPPARHRRAESLLANAGIRAEWSGPPSAEEIRKLDGERLVEDPLFSEEATDEDRDMAATLMEKKSAEEIAIAFVRSYRARQPEPEEVTQPGFGREGRGKRERDRDGDGERPARSAAGMAWFRLDAGRDNNADPKWILPMLCRRGNVTRRDIGAIRIFDDVTEFEVAEAVAEAFAVNARRANSEDIHIEPMSGSPAEQRALRPGRKPGGKPFGDGKRPRPKGKAERGGFKHRRGR